CAGACTTCGACTTCTATAGGAGGAGTGCTTTCCATGGGAAAGAGATTCCTGTCAGTTATAGCTGGAATCAGAAAATAAAGAAGTTGCTGCAAATAATGGAAAATGCAATAAAATCAATAATCAGAAGCTTCTTTAGGTACTGGAATTCACTGACACAGGGAGCAGATTCCCCTCCTTACTTTATTCAGGTGTCTATGGATGTGCGCTCATGGCCAGAGGACGGGATTCAGCCAGAAAAGATTGAGTCTGGAGTAAATCAATTGCTTAAAATCATTCATGATGAAAGATGCAAGGAGAAAACCCCTAATCTATGCCCTTTTGCTAGCAGGGTGCAGGTCCAAAGCATTGAAAGGAGTCAAGAACATGCAAATGTAGCCTTGGTTGTTTTTGAGGTGGTATATGCCTCCCCCGTGACAGAGTGTGGCAATTCAATAGAATGGTACAAGTCGCTTACTCCAGCAGCTGATGTGGCGAAGGAAATTCTTAAAGCACAAGATGCTGGGTTTGTTGAAGAAATAGGATTTCCATACCCTATACTCTCTGTTATTGGAGGAGGCAAGAGGGACATTGATCTGTATGCATATGTATTTGGTGCCGATCTGACTGTTTTCTTTTTAGTCGCCATGTTCTACCAATCcgtcataaaaaataaaagtgagtTTCTTGATGTGTATCAGCTTGAAGATCAGTTTCCGAAAGAGTTTGTATTCATCTTAATGGTTAGTTATTTTTTCATCATCTTCTGTCATGCTTAGTGAAAAATCAAGTACTTTAAGATCTATTGCAAAAAGCATGGAGTTACAAGTTTGAAGTTAAATAACTCACCCTTTGTTCTTGGTTTATACCGAAGCTATGGTGGAGGAATTCATTGCACTGTTTCTTTTTCGGTCCACgaatttatataatttattatGGTTAATAAGACTGAAATGTATAATGTTATCTAAATTGCTAAAAGGTTAAGTGATTTTTTGTGCAGATTATCTTTTTCTTGATTGTGCTTGACCGCATAATCTATCTCTGTTCATTTGCCACCGGAAAAGTGATTTTCTATCTTTTCAACCTCATCCTCTTCACATATTCAGTAACAGAGTATGCTTGGAACATGGAGCCTTTCCACCAACATGCTGGAGGATTAGCACTCCGTGCTATATTTCTTGCAAAAGCAGTTTCTTTAGCACTGCAGGCTATACAACTCCGACATGGAATTCCTCATAAAAGCACTTTGTACCGGCAGTTTTTGACTAGTGAGATTTcaagaattaattatttgggatATCGACTATATCGCGCTCTGCCTTTCCTTTATGAACTGAGATGTGCACTTGACTGGTCATGCACAACCACATCTTTGACCATGTATGATTGGCTGAAAGTAAGTTTCTTAATCTATCTGTAGCATTCCGTCATACTTAATCTTGCATAAAAGATAAAACTTCAACTTTCAAAACTATGCACTGAATCATCACTGGAGTGCCATCAGTTATCGTTACTGTCTTCGTTTATTGATATTGCTATCATTGTTGAAATATGAATAATTTATACAGAAACCTAAAAGAGTGGGATCACATTGTGTGTTGAAATTAATGGGATGGTTAGATTCGAAAGAACCACCACAGCTAGTCTATCTTATTCTCCCTGCAATACCTTCGTCAGAACATCATTTGATTGCTTATAGTgtaaatatatgtatattttctgAATACATGAACATTTGCTTGTTGTTTCTGTAACTGACTGGCTTTCTATTTAGCTGGAGGACATACATGCAAGCTTGTACCTTGTCAAATGTGATGCAGTCTTGAATAGAGCAACGCACAAACAAGGAGATAAGCAAACGAAAATGACCAAATGTTGCAACGGGATATGTCTGTTTTTCATATTGATTTGTGTTATTTGGGCTCCAATGCTGGTAAGTAATGTTCACCCACGGATACTGATTACCAATTTGTATCATGAGTTCATAAAGTAATTGGTTTTGCTCAGTCTTAGGCGATCTGGCACACACAAACAAGTAGACATGCTGACCTGTGCTTTAATATTAAGTTTACTTTTCGAGTAGAAGAAACAGTTGGTTGCTTTTCTGAATCATGCATCAAAAACTCCTTTGCTCCTTACAGATGTACAGCAGTGGTAACCCGACGAACATTGAAAATCCCATCAAAGATGCCAGTGTTCAGGTTGACATAAAGACAGCGAGTGGAAGATTGACCCTATATCAAACCACCCTTTGTGAAAAGTTCCAATGGGACAAACTCGACTCTGATGTTAATCTCGATCCTGAAGGTTATCTGGATACCTATAATAAGAAAGACGTCCAGTTGATATGTTGCGAATCTGATGCTAGTACTTTGTGGCTTATCCCCGATGTAGTTCAAACCAGATTCATTCGGTCCCTTGATTGGGACCCCAACATGGCTATATCTTTTACTTGGGTACTTTCCAGGGACAGACCCAAGGGCAAGGAAACTGTGAAATATGAAAGAAGTTTGGAGTCTCAGGATCTTCCAAAACAGTcagatgtccaaaaggttctCAATGGCTCCCAAAACAGCTTTAGGATATACAACATTTATCCAAGATACTTCCGTGTCACTGGTTCTGGTGATGTCAGACTGTTGGAATTAGAGGTACCCTTTCTCGCGCATGTATGTTTTACTAACTCGAGTACCATATCTGCATGTCAGTTCTTTCAGTTGTGTTTCTGCAGTAATTTGTATAGCAGTTATTTGTTAAAACTACTGAATACGATTTACAGGATAAGTTCGTTAGCGCAGACCTTGTTCTGAATCGCTCAAATTATGAGTGGTGGTCCTTCCACGACATCAATTCATCAGATGTCAATGGATGTGGAGGTTTGACAGGACCGATGGCCATCATCGTATCTGAGGAAACACCGCCACGTAAGTTTACCAAAAGCATCACGTGTCATTTCATATCTTCGTTTTCTCTTGGCTAAAATtgcttttgttcttcattttcggGTGATATTCAGAGGGTATTCTCGGTGACACCCTGAGCAAGTTCAGCATTTGGGGTCTATACATAACATTTGTTCTTGCTGTTGGCCGCTTTATCAGACTTCAATGCTCTGACTTACGAATGAGAATCCCCTATGAGAACCTTCCTTCCTGTGATAGGTAAAGCcaacttaataaaaatttagaagCGTTTTTATTAGAAGCACGTTGAAATCATTAATAACCCGGAATCACTTAGAAGTGCTTTTAGCCATTCTAGAAGCACTTCCGAACAGGCCCTTGCTCGGTTGGTCTGACATGGGTTTTGTATGATATCTTTTTATGTACAGGTTGATAGCCATCTGTGAAGATATATATGCTGCAAGAGCAGAGGGTGAGCTTGGAGTTGAAGAGGTCTTATACTGGACGCTGGTGAAGATTTACAGGTCACCACACATGCTGCTCGAATACACGAAACCGGATTAGTTCTCCTCCATCTAGGTTTAAATTGCTCACATTAGGTTTCACTAACACCCGTTATAGAAGGAATGCAGAACAAATTCTTTTTCCGGCCATCGAAAACGCCGGCATTCGTGctgtttcttcttcattttttaacATAGGTTTAGGATGGATATTTGAAAAGGATATTGATTTGTCATGTATGTATAGTTCAATACAAGTTCAAGTAAAAAAACCAGTGTGTGTGTTTCAAGAACAAGATTTTACAGTAAATTTACATCTCCTCGTTTGCACGTATACATTAAAGTTCTTCAAAAtgtgaaaatttaaaatgaaatttttggaataTTATATGACCGTTTGTCGGTATTTAAATGATATCTTAGAAATATCAatgaaatttgttaattttaaccGAAATTTCTCCGCTATAGGGTAAACTTCACCTCACTTGCAAAATCTTTTTCTGATTTTCCAATATTTCCGGTATCGAATAAATTTCAAATACTAATCGATGCAGATTGCTGAGCAACAAGTACACATGTGATACTTGTGGAAGATTACTTGGCCCTAGAAGAACAACAAGAACGATTAAGAAATTAAACGAAGAGTAACAGTATTTTGGTCATCTTAATTaactaatattttaaattatcgaaaacaaaacataacaaaacatctgttttttatttattccatTTCAGTGCACCACTTGCCTTCCTCGTCCACCTTCGGGGCTCTCATTGCCTTTGTATTATTGCTACCTGCATCGTAGAAGGCAATATTAGTTGTGGCTAGACATCACATCGAATTTGAACGTTCCTAATTAGTTATTTTTCATGTTGCGCCTTATAGAttatttttgcaaaatattagccaaatcagaaatatttaagacatctaattgagttcaaagaaattgacaaacactgtgttctaaaaaaaataacatcGAACTTTCATCTTGACAATTAAGTAGGCAATTGTTTGAAATTTAAGTGAATTTTTGCTAGGGTTTCTATGAATCGAGATTTACAAAATTGATAGTTTGGATTGTTGAAGATGAAAGTTTAGTCCAACCAACAATTAGtcccttttttttgttgaaaaaagaaaagaaaagaaaatctctTTCCTTAAAGGGGAtgtaagtgaaatgttttaggtttgaatcttATGGATGACAAATTTGATactaaattaggttgcccattgtatggcttagccgaactagattcgaatctcgtggatggcgaattcgatactaaattagATTGTCCATTGTATGGCTTTGTCGAACTTCCCttcctcttagtgtaaaaatatcgattaTGTGGCTTTGCCAAACTCTCCCTtcccttaatgtaaaaatatcggtATACTCATAAAAAAATTACCTGAACCGAGAATAACGAGTACGATCAAGAGGCTGATGAGTGACAATGCTTTGGCAGCCATCTTAAACTTGCATAtgaaaattttaagaaaaacGCACGTACAATTAGCTATTTACTTGTCATTGTCATTCTTATAACTttgggaggcagattctctacCCTTCCACTTCTCGTgctcttctgttttgtgtggttacggttaagccacgtcaatattttatatatattttttatagagataataagacaaaaaggaatagtaatataaaattttgacgtggcttaaccgtgaccacacaaacaggagggaagtgggagggcagagaatctgcctccataactttgtatttataggaTTGGAGGATGGGGTATTgttagaatatatttaattacttCAGAGTCATTTCCGTATTGCATATTATAAGAATATAATTTCCAATTGTAACAAGTACGTAATTTTAGATAGACAAGAATGATTGTGCACAATATTGCTTAATCCTAAGTTTTTCATAGTTCATAAGGAAATATTAAGCAAAGATACAATATTTGCTTCAAATTAAGTTAAAAATAAACGTTGATTGGCTAATTCTTGACAAATCaagtataaaacattatacacATAATAAtttgtataaaaagaaaaaaatctatATAAATGTCAAATTGTGATTTGTTTAGAAGATTCGTGAATCAAATTGTTAAGAGAAATGGGccaaatatattttttacattAGGATTTATCCTTCCTTTTATTAGAAGCACGTTGAAATCTTCGATAGCCCAGGATCACATTTAGAAGCGCTTTTAGCCATTCAAGAAGCACTTCCGAACAGGCCCCTACATGCTCGGTTGGTCTTTCCATAAGTTTTGTATGATATTTTTGGTGTGTAGGTTGATATCCATTTGTGAAGATATATATGCTGCAAGAGCAGAGGGTGAGCTTGGAGTTGAAGAGGTCATATACTGAACACCGGTGAAGATTTACAGGTCAACACACATGCTGCTCGAATACACGAAACCGGCCACGGAAAACGCCGGCAGTCATGCCTGTTCTTCATTTTCAGCATCGCCTAATCGCAGATGGCTTAGTGGTTACATGTACTCAATGCATTATTTCAAAAGTGATTTTGATTTGGCATGTACAAgagtcacatcccgacccggggtcCATCACATCCCGGACTCAACTCTGTCTGTTTtggaccccgaccacgccctcacggttttgtttctaaacgtgaactcacacgagaacttttcaatgagtcacccatcataggattgttCTCacacaaactcgcttaacttcggaattccgatgaaacccgaagccagtgagcttccaaaagacctcgtgctaagtagagataagaatatacatataaagcttacaagATTCtcacccctggacgatgtgagatCTTACAATCCAACCCCCTTAAgagcccgacgtcctcgtcagcacacttccggccagggattggctctgataccaaactgacacatcccgacccaaATCGAGGCGTGACAGCTAGCATGTCTCGATttggatcggggtgtgtcaacaaGTTCGAGACAAAAAGCCATACAAATTTTCCAGTAGACTTTTGTTACTTCTCCTTGTAAAACAAAGACTTGAATCTCTTGAAACGAAAAACAAAACACGAAAAATTCTAAAAACCGAATAGCATTTCGACTGATTTTCCTACATAAAACAGCACCAAAGTAACAAAACGAGATGGAAACACAACCAAATACAACTCTGCGAGTATcaattttcgaatccttatcaGAAACAGACCCAAGACATCTATCCGAACAAACTAGCGGCTAAGTACAACAAAAATCCAGCGTGCGTATGGCTGGAGTAGTACATCAGACATCATTTCTACACAAAGCAAAACCTCCCAACAAGCTTTTCGCCGGCAGTCTTTCAACATGAGCTACTCGAAATCTTCTTCACCAGTGATATCAGCACTCTTATCCTCATTCtttgtcattttaatttttttgcggACGCTATCAGAGCCCCTTTTACTGAAGATCTCAGGAACGGTGTCTTCCATTACCTTTGGGGGTGCGAAGTCGAAATCTGAAGCGGATAAGCCTTCATACTTAcggttttgttttaaaaatgcTGCCATCTCATTTCTGGATCTGAGTCTTTTTCccttgggtgtaatataatacGTATCCAGTTTGGAATAATCTTTTCTAGCCACCAAATGTCTCCTGAAACCTTCCGGGGTCTTCGGAAGATCAGGCTTATCAATGACCCAGGTCCTGCTAGCACTGTACTCAATATCGGCAGCATCGTCACAAGTCACACCAGATTTTTTGTTGCAATAAAAGGGTTCCGTGCTGATTTTGCTCCTGATTTCCTCGTACTCTTCTTCAGAATGAATCACTCTCCATTTCTTGCATTGGTCACACTGCGCAGCATATACATCAATCGAACTTTTCGCTACATTTGGTTTCTGTCAAGAGAATCCGAATGGGTGTAGCACATTCAATGATTTAGTCATCCAAATCACAAGCATTTCATCAAACTACTCACGTAAACGAAATTCAAAATCCTAAAAGAAGAATGCGTACCAGATAGCATACAATTATAAGAAGAACACTACAGAAAGAGCGCAAGTTTGTTTGTTCAATGTATCGCAACCCCAGTTCAATGCTATGCGAAGCCTAAGGATTCCCGGTATGAGCAAACATCTATGATTCATGTCATTGTGCGATAATCGAAGTTATTCCAAACTGAACTTCTTAAAAATCTCTCTGAGCTACATAATTTCAACACCATTTATGCTGTGAAGACAACAACGTATTGCTTACCACTTCCAGTGAAGTGAAGAAGcacattttaacacaaaaaataCGGGCACGCTTTTAAAATGTTACAAAATTTATTAAGATGATAACCCCTCTTTGCTAATTATTATCAATGAAACATTAATTGGGTCAATTAGCATTCAATCCCACGTCCATAATTCTATCCTTGctaatttttttacattttactGACATGAAAAATTAATGTGACTTTGGCACTGTTCTAAAAACCCCCCATCTGCCGCCGCCTAGGAATTAGGCGGCTGACCACTGTCCCGATTAATgcttaggcgtttgaaaattaagaaatgacaccTAGACTTGctgaggcgcccgcctagaccgCCAAGGCACCTGCCTAGCCCGTCCAGACCAGCCTAGACACCTGGCTAGGTTGAtactcacttagatagaaaatagataactttccttttgcattttattatttCTAAATTGGAAGAGACTTATTAAACACTGAAATaaacaaacattatatgtttgccccccatgttttcattacgttccaatacttcataatatatatgtcattctattttctagtttatgatgaaattatatatattttaagtataaacagacgcttatttacacgaaatataataaatttacttaaatcagCCTAATCCGCCAGCTGCTAGGcccagcccgccgcccgactagcaccTCGTCTTTTAGAACCCTGGAATTTGGTCAATTAGCATTAAATCCTCAGTTACTTATTCCCTAAAATCTCAAAAACCCAATTTCAATGAGCAATTCCCATTGACATGCGGAGCCTTTACATTATGTTTGGACAagagaaataaacttaaaattttgataaaagtcagaatttgtAAATTAGCATGCActaattcccttgtttggattcataaacataaaaatttaaaatttctgtgtggaaaaaaaacttgggatttgggacctccaattcccaagtttaaattccatgtaaatatgtgtcatttctcaatttctatgattgagagcttaaatataacaaattatgtattcaatttctgtcattttaaaatttcttaataatcttaaatttcttggAGTGTTACTACCTCAATTTCGAAAGATTCTCTATCCGCGTTCCGACTTccgagaaaaataaaattaaagcaCAAATTAATCTGGAAATGCAATCACAGTGAGCTGGAATTCGTTCAAGTTTACGTTTTTTCAGCTCCCAAATTActaagaaaattgaaatataagaaccccttaattttcttttcagtttcatTTTCCCGGCAACCAAACGGAccacaattttcaaatttcaccGGTAACAAACGAAAATCAGATGAGATATTGACGAAAGTGAAAATATTGGATTGAAGCGACTCTATCCGTACCTTGGACGACGACGTTTTGGGGGTTTGGCCGTCCATTTCGCCCTTTTCCGGCCCCTGAAAAATTATCTTCCTTTTCCGAATCCCGCCAAAGCAGCCGAAGGAGGAGGATGACACCGTATGTGCTCTATTCGGATCCGCCGTTTATTactctaaaaaaacaaaaattttaaaaaaaaatccaccaTTTATATTTGGACCAAAATGACGTTTTTACCCTTCAAATGTCTAATATCTTGTATTAATaactaaaaattttaaatttgtccaaaaacaaaaaaaatatatattaataattcAATGAATTATGAAAAATTCAGCATAAAAAAAATGCTGAGCTCATATTAAATCATTGATATTTACAAGGTAATTATAATTTGATTCCCTcgcaattttattattttttcataattCATTTCTTTTGTAAATACACAAGCATCAAAAAATGATTTGCCTCGTTTGCTagaatttatttctatttttactaCAGGTAATAATCTAGACAGTTTGAGATAGACTTTATAGAGATTATTTTCCAAAAAGAAATGTAAGAAATTGTTTTATCCTTAGATAATCATTTTCTTAAATGGGAGTGCTCACCACCATACTTATCATCGTTAGATTAGTTTAATTTTGAGATATAATGGATAaacacaaatttcaaaatttaaacttatcgAATACTGATAAATAGGGTAATGACCATAAATAAACGCTTTCCTAAACTGTATAGGTGTAGAGATTCCCTTTAATTATTCAGGTGttacattttcttaattttttttccatagGTAATTAATGCAATTTAATCATAGAATCTGGATAGATATGGATATGAAAAATGACAATGATGTTTACTTTCCAAATTTGTCTTTGCTTA
This window of the Malus domestica chromosome 03, GDT2T_hap1 genome carries:
- the LOC103432467 gene encoding methyl-CpG-binding domain-containing protein 4-like, translating into MDGQTPKTSSSKKPNVAKSSIDVYAAQCDQCKKWRVIHSEEEYEEIRSKISTEPFYCNKKSGVTCDDAADIEYSASRTWVIDKPDLPKTPEGFRRHLVARKDYSKLDTYYITPKGKRLRSRNEMAAFLKQNRKYEGLSASDFDFAPPKVMEDTVPEIFSKRGSDSVRKKIKMTKNEDKSADITGEEDFE